The Saccharothrix variisporea genome has a segment encoding these proteins:
- a CDS encoding Hsp70 family protein has translation MRVLSIDLGTSNTVAVLAAHGRPPRVVEVDGSATMPSAVYCEEDGSLVVGRDAERRARLDPSRFEPNPKRRIDDGMLLLGENVVPVTDALAAVLRRVLEETTRQLGGESLDEVRLTHPAQWGPTRRNVLLSSARLAGVTCDVVPVPEPVAAASHYASLAVGQALAVYDLGAGTFDVAIVGATQNGFTVLAEDGLQDLGGLDVDQALLEHVGRQVSHRDPAGWQRLLRPETTADRRARRALQEDVRAAKESLSRHAHTEVPMPEPFEDVLVNRSDLEALIRPSMLRSVELLASTIRSTGLAPNQLAGIYLVGGSSRIPLVATMIAEQVRVVPTSLDQPETAVALGAHHVPKDGITPRAKDPVKVSNEPPTVVTKPVTGPTPAQNPAVSGPNPVVSGPYQVNPGVSGPYQVNPAASGPYQVNPGVSGPYQVNPAVSGPYQVPQQFNFPSVSPRAQEKKKANSKVLIAVGTAVVLVLAVVGGIFAFSGPGELTAQDCKSDTAKDDKGFTECLRRLAGTVPDTSTCKAGGSAGVSGIAEIKGTVVSCALKDDYSVQYVLTETVTGAQQSADALARSLKTDMVQAEWGGNGLKGTYWATANGGVGLLAFTADNLPLLGIVTKSSGADVSADNVADFFENTVQPGT, from the coding sequence GTGCGCGTCCTGTCCATTGACCTGGGCACTTCCAACACCGTCGCGGTGCTCGCCGCGCACGGCAGGCCGCCCCGGGTTGTCGAGGTGGACGGGTCCGCCACCATGCCCTCCGCCGTGTACTGCGAGGAGGACGGCTCGCTGGTCGTCGGCCGCGACGCCGAGCGCCGCGCCCGCCTCGACCCCTCGCGGTTCGAGCCCAACCCCAAGCGGCGGATCGACGACGGCATGCTGCTGCTCGGCGAGAACGTCGTCCCGGTCACCGACGCGCTGGCCGCCGTGCTGCGCCGCGTGCTGGAGGAGACGACCCGGCAGCTCGGCGGCGAGTCCCTGGACGAGGTCCGGCTCACCCACCCCGCGCAGTGGGGGCCGACGCGCCGCAACGTGCTGCTGTCCAGTGCCCGGCTCGCGGGCGTGACCTGCGACGTCGTGCCGGTGCCCGAGCCGGTCGCCGCCGCCTCGCACTACGCCTCGCTGGCCGTGGGCCAGGCGCTGGCCGTGTACGACCTGGGCGCGGGCACGTTCGACGTCGCCATCGTCGGCGCCACCCAGAACGGGTTCACCGTGCTCGCCGAGGACGGCCTCCAGGACCTGGGCGGTCTCGACGTCGACCAGGCGCTGTTGGAGCACGTCGGACGCCAGGTGTCCCACCGCGACCCGGCGGGTTGGCAGCGGCTGCTGCGCCCGGAGACCACGGCCGACCGTCGCGCGCGTCGCGCCCTTCAGGAGGACGTGCGGGCCGCTAAGGAGTCCTTGTCCCGGCACGCGCACACCGAGGTGCCGATGCCGGAGCCGTTCGAGGATGTCCTGGTCAACCGGTCGGACCTGGAAGCCCTGATCCGCCCGAGCATGCTGCGCAGCGTGGAGCTGCTGGCCTCCACGATCCGCTCCACGGGCCTGGCGCCCAACCAGCTCGCGGGCATCTACCTGGTCGGTGGGTCGAGCCGGATCCCGCTGGTGGCGACGATGATCGCGGAACAGGTCCGGGTGGTGCCGACGAGCCTGGACCAGCCGGAGACCGCTGTCGCGCTGGGCGCGCACCACGTGCCCAAGGACGGCATCACGCCGCGTGCCAAGGACCCGGTGAAGGTGTCCAACGAGCCGCCGACGGTGGTGACCAAGCCGGTGACCGGGCCGACGCCGGCCCAGAACCCGGCCGTGAGCGGCCCGAACCCGGTGGTCAGCGGCCCGTACCAGGTCAACCCGGGCGTGAGTGGCCCGTACCAGGTGAACCCCGCGGCGAGCGGCCCGTACCAGGTGAACCCGGGCGTCAGCGGTCCCTACCAGGTCAATCCCGCTGTGAGCGGCCCCTACCAGGTGCCGCAGCAGTTCAACTTCCCGAGCGTGTCCCCGCGCGCCCAGGAGAAGAAGAAGGCGAACTCGAAGGTGCTCATCGCGGTCGGCACGGCCGTGGTGCTCGTGTTGGCTGTCGTCGGCGGCATCTTCGCGTTCAGCGGACCCGGTGAGCTGACCGCGCAGGACTGCAAGAGTGACACCGCCAAGGACGACAAGGGTTTCACCGAGTGCCTGCGTCGGCTCGCGGGCACGGTCCCGGACACCAGCACGTGCAAGGCGGGCGGTTCGGCGGGCGTGTCGGGTATCGCCGAGATCAAGGGCACGGTCGTCAGTTGCGCCCTTAAGGACGACTATTCGGTGCAGTACGTGCTCACTGAGACCGTCACGGGTGCGCAGCAGAGCGCGGACGCGTTGGCGCGCTCTTTGAAGACGGACATGGTCCAAGCGGAGTGGGGCGGCAACGGCCTCAAGGGCACCTACTGGGCCACCGCGAACGGCGGTGTGGGGCTGCTCGCGTTCACCGCGGACAACCTGCCGCTGCTGGGCATCGTGACCAAGAGCAGTGGTGCCGACGTGAGCGCCGACAATGTCGCCGACTTCTTCGAAAACACCGTTCAGCCTGGTACCTGA
- a CDS encoding ATP-dependent helicase translates to MDVQADFSPATRQWFAGAFAAPTSAQVGAWEAAAAGEHALVIAPTGSGKTLAAFLWALDRLASTPPPDDPKKRCRVLYVSPLKALAVDVERNLRAPLAGIRQAAHRLSLPEPSITVGMRTGDTPAEDRRAFARRPPDVLVTTPESLFLILTSSARESLRGVETVIVDEVHAVAGTKRGAHLALSLERLDALLERPAQRIGLSATVRPVEEVSAFLAGGRPVKVVQPKTAKTIEVEVEVPVEDMSALGEPTGEVSGSAAGAEQRASIWPSVEQRVLELVRGHRSTIVFANSRRLAERLTARLNELAEEAAELESFPAEAIGQSGLTTQRSATIARAHHGSMSREQRTVVEEELKSGRLPCVVATSSLELGIDMGSVDLVVQVEAPPTVASGLQRVGRAGHQVGAVSRGVMFPKFRGDLVSCAVVAERMRDGAIEAVRYPRNPLDVLAQHVVAMTAMEPWTVEELAGLVRRAAPFAALPESALQAVLDMLAGRYPSEEFGELRPRITWDRITGELRGRPGSQRLAVTSGGTIPDRGLFAVMTPPSERGPGSRVGELDEEMVYESRVGDTFLLGTSSWRVEDITHDRVIVVPAPGQPARMPFWKGDAPGRPLELGRALGKFLREVSTMDTEAATARAADAGLDEWATSNLLAYLAEQREATRHVPNDRTVLVERFRDELGDWRLVVHSPFGAQVNAPWALAIAARLRERRGIEVQAAHSDDGIVVRLPDAVDLDGAQVVAGAEDVLLDPEEVEQVVVAEVGGSALFAARFRECAARSLLLPRRDPKRRTPLWQQRQRAAQLLSVAAKYESFPVVLEAMREVLQDVYDVPGLRELMADVRARRVRVVEVETPAPSPFARSLLFGYVGMFLYEVDAPLAERRAAALSLDSALLAELLGSEAIRELLDPEVVEEVERSLQRLTPDRHARDVEGAADLLRFLGDLSEAEAAERGVRPEWLAELVAARRAIRVRIAGEDRVLAIEDAGRVRDALGVALPVGVPEAFTEPVADPLGDLLARYARTHGPFPAMQAAERFGLGVAVVTGVLERMAATGRLVRGELRPGGTHTEYCDADVLRRLRRASLARLRAEVEPVEPEALGRFLPAWHGVGRRLRAAPTVDDVYAVVEQLAGAPLPASAVESLVLPARLPGYYPALLDELTASGEVTWTGCGALAGGDGWIALAPADVADLLLPDLVPEAQPDSPLHRAVVEVLAGGALFFRQIVDRVSLQGPTTDGEVVGALWDLVWAGVVTNDTLAPLRALVAGGGTAHKPKRAAPRGRYARMRAGRPDMPSRTGPPTVAGRWSLAVVPATDPTRRAHARAEAFLERHGVLTRGALDTERVTGGFSGVYRVLRAMEESGQVVRGYVVEGLGAAQFAARGAVDRLRALSRPPGQEHTGTPDAVVLAAADPAQPYGAALPWPDPLGEGKHRPARKSGALTVLVDGQATLYVERGGRSLLSFSEDEDVLRAAAQALSRAVRDGWLGQLAVQRADGEVALGSRLAGILQEAGFRATPKGLRLRA, encoded by the coding sequence ATGGACGTCCAGGCCGATTTCTCGCCCGCGACCCGGCAGTGGTTCGCCGGGGCGTTCGCGGCGCCCACCTCCGCCCAGGTCGGCGCGTGGGAAGCCGCGGCGGCGGGCGAGCACGCCCTGGTCATCGCACCCACCGGTTCGGGCAAGACGCTCGCCGCTTTCCTCTGGGCCCTCGACCGGCTGGCCTCCACGCCGCCACCGGACGACCCCAAGAAACGCTGCCGCGTCCTCTATGTCTCCCCGCTCAAGGCCCTGGCCGTCGACGTGGAGCGCAACCTCCGCGCGCCCCTCGCCGGCATCCGCCAGGCCGCGCACCGCCTGTCCCTGCCCGAACCCTCCATCACGGTCGGCATGCGCACCGGCGACACCCCGGCCGAGGACCGCCGGGCGTTCGCCCGCCGACCGCCGGACGTCCTGGTCACGACGCCGGAGTCGCTGTTCCTCATCCTCACCTCCTCGGCCCGCGAGTCCCTGCGCGGGGTCGAGACGGTGATCGTGGACGAGGTCCACGCCGTCGCGGGCACCAAGCGCGGCGCGCACCTCGCGTTGTCACTCGAAAGGCTGGACGCGCTGCTGGAGCGGCCCGCCCAGCGGATCGGGCTCTCGGCCACGGTCCGGCCGGTCGAGGAGGTGAGCGCGTTCCTCGCCGGTGGCCGCCCGGTGAAGGTCGTGCAGCCCAAGACCGCCAAGACCATCGAGGTGGAGGTCGAGGTCCCGGTCGAGGACATGTCGGCGTTGGGCGAGCCCACCGGCGAGGTGTCCGGGTCGGCGGCGGGCGCGGAGCAGCGGGCGTCGATCTGGCCGTCGGTGGAGCAGCGGGTCTTGGAACTGGTCCGGGGGCACCGGTCCACGATCGTGTTCGCCAACTCGCGCCGGCTGGCCGAGCGGCTCACCGCGCGCCTCAACGAGCTGGCGGAGGAAGCGGCCGAGCTGGAGAGCTTCCCCGCCGAGGCGATCGGGCAGTCCGGGCTGACCACCCAGCGGTCGGCCACGATCGCCCGCGCGCACCACGGCTCGATGTCCCGCGAGCAGCGGACCGTGGTGGAGGAGGAGCTGAAGTCGGGGCGGCTGCCGTGCGTGGTGGCCACGTCGTCGTTGGAGCTGGGCATCGACATGGGCTCGGTCGACCTGGTCGTGCAGGTCGAGGCGCCGCCCACGGTCGCGTCCGGGCTCCAGCGCGTCGGCCGCGCGGGGCACCAGGTGGGCGCGGTGTCGCGCGGGGTGATGTTCCCGAAGTTCCGGGGCGACCTGGTGTCGTGCGCGGTGGTCGCCGAGCGCATGCGGGACGGGGCGATCGAGGCCGTCCGGTACCCGCGCAACCCGCTGGACGTGTTGGCGCAGCACGTCGTGGCGATGACGGCGATGGAGCCGTGGACCGTCGAGGAACTGGCCGGGTTGGTGCGGCGGGCGGCGCCGTTCGCCGCGCTGCCCGAGTCAGCTCTCCAGGCGGTGCTGGACATGCTCGCGGGCCGGTACCCGAGCGAGGAGTTCGGCGAGCTGCGGCCCCGGATCACGTGGGACCGGATCACCGGCGAGCTGCGCGGCCGGCCGGGGTCGCAGCGGCTGGCGGTCACCTCGGGCGGCACCATCCCCGACCGCGGCCTGTTCGCGGTCATGACACCGCCGTCGGAACGCGGTCCGGGCTCGCGGGTGGGCGAGCTGGACGAGGAGATGGTGTACGAGTCGCGGGTGGGCGACACGTTCCTGCTCGGCACGTCGTCCTGGCGGGTCGAGGACATCACCCACGACCGGGTGATCGTGGTGCCCGCGCCGGGGCAGCCCGCGCGCATGCCGTTCTGGAAGGGCGACGCGCCGGGGCGTCCGCTGGAACTGGGGCGGGCGCTGGGGAAGTTCCTCCGCGAGGTGTCCACCATGGACACCGAGGCGGCGACAGCGCGGGCCGCGGACGCCGGGCTGGACGAGTGGGCGACGTCCAACCTGCTGGCGTACCTGGCCGAGCAGCGCGAAGCCACGCGCCACGTGCCCAACGACCGGACCGTGCTGGTGGAGCGGTTCCGGGACGAGCTGGGCGACTGGCGGCTGGTGGTGCACTCGCCGTTCGGGGCGCAGGTCAACGCGCCGTGGGCGTTGGCGATCGCGGCCCGGCTGCGGGAGCGGCGCGGTATCGAGGTGCAGGCGGCGCACTCCGACGACGGGATCGTGGTGCGGCTGCCGGACGCCGTGGACCTCGACGGCGCGCAGGTGGTGGCGGGGGCGGAGGACGTGCTGCTCGACCCCGAGGAGGTCGAGCAGGTCGTGGTCGCCGAGGTGGGCGGGTCGGCGTTGTTCGCGGCCCGGTTCCGGGAGTGCGCGGCCCGGTCGCTGCTGCTGCCCCGGCGCGACCCGAAGCGCCGGACACCGCTGTGGCAGCAGCGGCAGCGGGCGGCGCAACTGCTGTCGGTGGCGGCGAAGTACGAGAGCTTCCCGGTGGTGCTGGAGGCGATGCGCGAGGTCCTCCAGGACGTGTACGACGTGCCCGGACTGCGCGAGCTGATGGCGGACGTTCGGGCACGGCGGGTGCGCGTGGTGGAGGTGGAGACACCGGCGCCGTCACCGTTCGCGCGCAGCCTGCTGTTCGGCTACGTCGGGATGTTCCTGTACGAGGTGGACGCGCCGCTGGCGGAACGGCGGGCGGCGGCGCTGTCGCTGGACTCGGCGCTGCTGGCGGAGCTGCTGGGGTCCGAGGCGATCCGGGAGCTGTTGGACCCGGAGGTCGTCGAGGAGGTCGAGCGGTCGCTGCAACGGCTGACACCCGACCGGCACGCCCGGGACGTGGAGGGCGCGGCCGACCTGCTGCGGTTCCTGGGCGACCTGTCGGAGGCGGAGGCGGCGGAGCGCGGTGTCCGGCCGGAGTGGCTGGCCGAGCTGGTGGCGGCGCGGCGGGCGATCCGGGTCCGCATCGCGGGCGAGGACCGGGTGCTGGCCATCGAGGACGCGGGCCGGGTGCGGGACGCGTTGGGTGTGGCGTTGCCGGTGGGTGTGCCGGAGGCGTTCACCGAGCCGGTGGCCGACCCGTTGGGCGACCTGCTCGCCCGGTACGCGCGAACACACGGGCCGTTCCCCGCCATGCAGGCGGCGGAGCGGTTCGGGCTGGGCGTCGCGGTGGTGACCGGTGTGCTGGAGCGCATGGCGGCCACCGGACGGCTGGTGCGCGGCGAACTGCGGCCCGGTGGCACGCACACCGAGTACTGCGACGCCGACGTGCTGCGCCGGCTGCGGCGGGCGTCGCTGGCGCGGTTGCGGGCCGAGGTCGAACCGGTGGAACCGGAGGCGTTGGGCCGGTTCCTGCCCGCGTGGCACGGCGTGGGCCGGAGGCTGCGGGCCGCGCCGACCGTGGACGACGTGTACGCGGTGGTCGAGCAGTTGGCCGGTGCGCCGCTGCCGGCCAGCGCGGTCGAGTCCCTGGTGCTGCCCGCCCGGCTGCCCGGCTACTACCCGGCGCTGCTGGACGAGCTGACCGCGTCCGGCGAGGTGACGTGGACCGGCTGCGGCGCGCTGGCGGGCGGTGACGGGTGGATCGCGCTCGCCCCGGCGGACGTGGCCGACCTGCTGCTGCCCGACCTGGTGCCGGAGGCCCAGCCGGACTCGCCGCTGCACCGCGCGGTGGTCGAGGTGCTGGCGGGCGGTGCGTTGTTCTTCCGCCAGATCGTCGACCGCGTGTCCCTGCAAGGCCCGACGACCGACGGCGAGGTCGTGGGCGCGCTGTGGGACCTGGTGTGGGCGGGGGTGGTCACCAACGACACCCTGGCGCCGCTGCGCGCCCTGGTGGCGGGCGGTGGCACCGCGCACAAACCCAAGCGGGCCGCGCCGCGCGGCCGGTACGCGAGGATGCGCGCCGGCCGACCGGACATGCCCAGCCGAACCGGTCCACCCACGGTCGCCGGCCGGTGGTCGCTGGCGGTCGTGCCCGCGACCGACCCGACAAGGCGGGCGCACGCGCGGGCGGAGGCGTTCCTGGAGCGGCACGGCGTGCTGACCCGGGGTGCGCTCGACACCGAGCGGGTGACCGGTGGTTTCTCCGGCGTGTACCGGGTGCTGCGCGCGATGGAGGAGTCCGGGCAGGTCGTGCGCGGGTACGTGGTCGAGGGGCTGGGTGCGGCCCAGTTCGCGGCGCGCGGAGCCGTGGACCGCCTGCGTGCCCTGTCCCGCCCGCCGGGCCAGGAGCACACCGGCACACCGGATGCGGTGGTCCTGGCCGCCGCCGACCCGGCCCAACCCTACGGAGCGGCCCTGCCGTGGCCCGACCCGCTCGGCGAGGGCAAACACCGACCCGCCCGCAAGTCCGGCGCCCTGACCGTGCTGGTGGACGGCCAGGCAACGCTGTACGTCGAGCGCGGAGGGCGGTCGCTGCTGTCGTTCAGCGAGGACGAGGACGTCCTGCGCGCGGCGGCGCAGGCGTTGAGCCGGGCGGTGCGGGACGGGTGGCTGGGACAACTGGCGGTGCAACGAGCGGACGGGGAGGTGGCATTGGGGTCGAGACTGGCCGGGATCCTGCAAGAAGCGGGATTCCGCGCAACGCCCAAGGGACTCCGTCTCCGCGCCTAG
- a CDS encoding PHP domain-containing protein, giving the protein MHTEWSWDTVLGSMEASCTRAVELGLPSVAFTEHADLTPWRIPDELVPRLPEHFRVRLRPDGVLEAPDLDVRGYLECVQRCRERFPGLRVLSGVELSEPHWHPDRTAELLRAGEFDRVLGSVHALRHDGGAWEAETLHGRVAEADLMRDYLGEVLRLVESSAPFAVLAHIDYPVRSWPTADYDPHAFEDEFRTVLRALAAGGRALEVNTKVPLHAEVVRWWREAGGDAVAFGSDAHEPTVVGKGFEQAAALVEAHGFRPGRTHHDLWYR; this is encoded by the coding sequence GTGCACACCGAGTGGTCGTGGGACACGGTGCTCGGGTCGATGGAGGCGTCCTGCACGCGGGCGGTCGAGCTGGGGCTGCCGTCGGTCGCCTTCACCGAGCACGCGGACCTGACACCGTGGCGCATCCCGGACGAGCTCGTGCCCCGGCTGCCCGAGCACTTCCGGGTCAGGCTGCGGCCGGACGGCGTGCTGGAGGCGCCGGACCTCGACGTGCGCGGGTACCTGGAGTGCGTGCAGCGGTGCCGGGAGCGGTTCCCGGGGCTGCGGGTGCTGTCCGGGGTGGAGTTGAGCGAGCCGCACTGGCACCCCGACCGCACCGCGGAGCTGTTGCGGGCCGGGGAGTTCGACCGCGTCCTCGGGTCGGTGCACGCCCTGCGCCACGACGGCGGCGCGTGGGAGGCCGAGACCCTGCACGGTCGGGTGGCCGAGGCGGACCTGATGCGCGACTACCTCGGCGAGGTGCTGCGGCTGGTCGAGTCGTCGGCGCCGTTCGCGGTGCTGGCGCACATCGACTACCCGGTGCGCTCCTGGCCGACCGCCGACTACGACCCGCACGCGTTCGAGGACGAGTTCCGCACGGTGCTGCGGGCGTTGGCGGCCGGCGGCCGGGCGCTGGAGGTCAACACCAAGGTGCCGCTGCACGCCGAGGTCGTGCGGTGGTGGCGCGAGGCCGGGGGCGACGCCGTCGCGTTCGGCAGCGACGCCCACGAACCGACCGTCGTCGGCAAGGGCTTCGAGCAGGCCGCCGCCCTGGTCGAGGCACACGGCTTCCGCCCCGGCCGAACCCATCACGACCTCTGGTACCGCTGA
- a CDS encoding 1-aminocyclopropane-1-carboxylate deaminase has protein sequence MALRDFPRYPLTFGPSPVHPLERLTRHLGGASVWAKREDCNSGLAYGGNKTRKLEYLVADALATGCDTLVSIGGVQSNHTRQVAAAAARVGLKCVLVQESWVDWPDAVYDRVGNILLSRLMGAEVRLVEAGFGIGVKPAWEQAIEDVRAAGGTPYPIPAGASDHPLGGLGFAAWAAEVEQQEAELGVRFDTIVVCSVTGSTQAGMVAGFAGSGRRIIGIDASAEPADTRAQITRIAQATGKLLEVEVAESDVVLDERFHEGIYGVPGESTVDAMKLGARLEGMITDPVYEGKSLAGLVELVGSREIPRDSTVLYAHLGGQPALNAYSTLFR, from the coding sequence ATGGCGCTGCGCGACTTCCCCCGCTACCCGCTGACGTTCGGCCCGTCGCCGGTGCACCCGCTGGAGCGGCTGACCAGGCACCTCGGCGGCGCGTCGGTGTGGGCGAAGCGGGAGGACTGCAACTCCGGGCTCGCGTACGGCGGCAACAAGACCCGCAAGCTGGAGTACCTGGTGGCCGACGCGCTGGCCACCGGGTGCGACACGCTCGTGTCCATCGGCGGCGTCCAGTCCAACCACACCCGGCAGGTCGCGGCGGCGGCGGCACGGGTCGGGCTGAAGTGCGTGCTGGTGCAGGAGAGCTGGGTCGACTGGCCGGACGCCGTGTACGACCGCGTGGGCAACATCCTGCTCAGCCGGCTCATGGGTGCCGAGGTGCGGTTGGTGGAGGCGGGGTTCGGCATCGGTGTGAAACCCGCGTGGGAGCAGGCGATCGAGGACGTCCGGGCGGCCGGCGGCACGCCGTACCCGATCCCGGCGGGCGCGTCGGACCACCCGTTGGGCGGGCTGGGGTTCGCCGCGTGGGCGGCGGAGGTCGAGCAGCAGGAAGCCGAGTTGGGCGTCCGGTTCGACACGATCGTGGTGTGCTCGGTGACCGGCAGCACGCAGGCGGGGATGGTCGCCGGGTTCGCGGGCAGCGGCCGGCGGATCATCGGCATCGACGCCTCGGCTGAGCCGGCCGACACCCGGGCGCAGATCACGCGCATCGCGCAGGCCACCGGCAAGCTGCTGGAGGTCGAGGTGGCCGAGTCGGACGTCGTGCTGGACGAACGGTTCCACGAGGGCATCTACGGCGTGCCGGGGGAGTCCACTGTGGACGCGATGAAGTTGGGCGCGCGGTTGGAGGGCATGATCACGGACCCGGTGTACGAGGGCAAGTCGTTGGCGGGCCTGGTCGAACTGGTCGGCTCGCGCGAGATCCCGCGCGACTCGACGGTCCTGTACGCCCACCTCGGCGGCCAGCCTGCTCTCAACGCCTACAGCACCCTCTTCCGCTGA
- a CDS encoding GntR family transcriptional regulator — protein MQYISRALYRDQALTAIRDAILGGDLAPGEPIKDVELAERLGLSRTPVREALARLADEGLVESKPHSYTRVTPLRTGPVRDALAVVQAMHGLAARLAVPRMGDADLVAMRTANARFAAALDAADVPAALAADDEFHDVAVRCADNFAVAATIDRYTPLVRRLERLRFAGAPGRHSVAMHDEIVTACAEGDADLAARLVERNWATLFDLLEEN, from the coding sequence ATGCAATATATCAGTCGGGCGCTGTACCGGGACCAGGCGCTGACGGCCATCCGCGACGCCATCCTGGGGGGCGACCTCGCGCCCGGTGAGCCGATCAAGGACGTCGAGCTGGCCGAACGGCTCGGGCTGTCCCGCACGCCGGTCCGCGAGGCACTCGCCCGGCTGGCCGACGAGGGCCTGGTCGAGTCCAAGCCGCACAGCTACACGCGGGTCACCCCGCTGCGCACCGGACCCGTGCGGGACGCGCTGGCCGTCGTCCAGGCGATGCACGGCCTGGCCGCGCGGCTCGCCGTGCCACGGATGGGTGACGCCGACCTGGTGGCCATGCGCACCGCCAACGCCCGGTTCGCCGCCGCGCTGGACGCGGCGGACGTCCCGGCGGCGCTGGCTGCGGACGACGAGTTCCACGACGTGGCCGTGCGGTGCGCCGACAACTTCGCCGTCGCGGCCACGATCGACCGCTACACGCCCCTGGTGCGCCGGCTGGAACGGCTGCGGTTCGCGGGCGCGCCCGGCCGGCACTCCGTGGCGATGCACGACGAGATCGTCACCGCTTGCGCCGAGGGCGACGCCGACCTGGCGGCCCGGCTGGTCGAGCGGAACTGGGCGACCCTGTTCGACCTGCTGGAGGAGAACTGA
- a CDS encoding VOC family protein translates to MATRLYDVVVDAADPVALGRFWSALLDQPITGESADEVDVALGEGVELVFVPVPDVKRVKNRLHLDLASTSAAHQAELVDKAKSLGARETDIGQGSVPWVVLADPEGNEFCVLEPREEYLGIGPVAAVVVDALDPVALAGFWSHATGLPVTREHPEYASLRRDGGFYVEFVRVTEPKSVKNRLHLDVVPPADGDLLLEVARLEAQGAVRADVGQRDVEWVVLADPEGNEFCVLTPR, encoded by the coding sequence ATGGCAACGAGGTTGTACGACGTCGTGGTGGATGCCGCCGATCCCGTCGCGCTGGGCCGGTTCTGGTCCGCGTTGCTGGACCAGCCGATCACGGGGGAGAGCGCCGACGAGGTGGACGTGGCGCTGGGCGAGGGCGTCGAGCTGGTGTTCGTGCCGGTGCCCGACGTGAAGCGGGTCAAGAACCGGCTGCACCTCGACCTGGCGTCGACGTCGGCGGCGCACCAGGCGGAGCTGGTGGACAAGGCGAAGTCGCTGGGCGCGCGCGAGACCGACATCGGTCAGGGGTCGGTGCCGTGGGTCGTGCTGGCCGACCCGGAGGGCAACGAGTTCTGCGTGCTGGAGCCGCGCGAGGAGTACCTGGGCATCGGTCCGGTCGCGGCGGTCGTGGTGGACGCGCTCGACCCGGTCGCGCTGGCCGGGTTCTGGTCGCACGCGACCGGCCTGCCGGTGACGCGGGAGCACCCGGAGTACGCGTCGCTGCGCCGGGACGGCGGGTTCTACGTGGAGTTCGTGCGGGTGACCGAGCCGAAGTCGGTGAAGAACCGGCTGCACCTCGACGTCGTGCCGCCCGCCGACGGGGACCTGCTGCTGGAGGTCGCGCGGCTGGAGGCGCAGGGCGCGGTGCGGGCCGACGTGGGTCAGCGCGACGTCGAGTGGGTGGTGCTGGCGGACCCGGAGGGCAACGAGTTCTGCGTCCTCACCCCGCGCTGA